GGACGAGACTTAGTGATCATGCTAGCATATTTGCTAGCATTTTGGAGGGACCTATGGGACAGGTCATTGTCCGCAATCTGGATGATCGCGTCATCGACGCTTTGAAAGCCAAGGCGGAATTACACGGCCATTCGCTGGAACAGGAGTTGCGGTCCATTCTCTCGAAGGCGGCGCTACCCAACGCGCAAGAGCGAGTCGCACTGGCAGACCGTATCCGTAGTCTGACGCCCAAACGACGCCAGACGGATTCCACCGCTCTCATTCGCGAGGATCGAGACCGGTAATGTGGGTAGTCGATGCCAGCGTGGCCGTGAAATGGTTTATCGAGGAGCCAGGCTGGCCGGCAGCGCGCGCGGTCCTCGCAAGGGGCGAATCCCTTCTGGCACCAGACCTGATCGTGGTGGAAGCGAGCAACACAGCATGGAAAAAGGTGAAGCGACAGGAGATGACGTCGGAGCAAGGGGAGGCGATGGTACGAGCCATCCCGCTCTTTTTTGATCGCCTGACGCCCTCCGGCTCGTTGGCCGCGCGAGCTTATGTCTTGGCCAATCAGTTGAATCATCCGGTGTACGATTGTCTCTACCTCGCGCTGGCGGAAAGCGAGGCAGTCGAGCTGATCACGGATGACGCACGGCTCTTCGCAGCCGTATCCCGCACGGCTCTCCGGAAGCGAATTCGACTCCTGGCAAAGTTCGAAAGCTAACGATCTGTCGCCACGTTGCGCCGTATTCGTGAGCTGATCGAGGAGTTGGGAGCCAAGGGGTCACTATGAAGATCCAATCCGTGACCTATAACAACAGCAAAAAGGTATTTCCGGTGAGAGGGACCAAGAAGACGATGCTGCTCCTATTCGAAGATCGATCCTCAACCCAGCGCCGACGATCCCATTGCTCAACTCTACGTGGACAAGGAACTTGGGCGGGAAGGATTCACCTATGTGCTGGCATCGGGAAAAGAAGGGACAGTCCATATTGAGCAGGTCCTGGAGTACAACCAGGATCCGAACTATCTGCGAGATGCGCTGTTGTATAAGTTGACGGTTGAGGCGCAGCGAAGAGCGAAGGCTAGTCCTTTGTCAAAGCGCGAGATCATCCGGAGACTTGGAACCTCTGCCACGCAACTCTATTGCTCGACCAAACCA
The DNA window shown above is from Nitrospira tepida and carries:
- a CDS encoding FitA-like ribbon-helix-helix domain-containing protein; protein product: MGQVIVRNLDDRVIDALKAKAELHGHSLEQELRSILSKAALPNAQERVALADRIRSLTPKRRQTDSTALIREDRDR
- a CDS encoding type II toxin-antitoxin system VapC family toxin, with product MWVVDASVAVKWFIEEPGWPAARAVLARGESLLAPDLIVVEASNTAWKKVKRQEMTSEQGEAMVRAIPLFFDRLTPSGSLAARAYVLANQLNHPVYDCLYLALAESEAVELITDDARLFAAVSRTALRKRIRLLAKFES